Below is a window of Nicotiana tabacum cultivar K326 chromosome 19, ASM71507v2, whole genome shotgun sequence DNA.
ATATTTACAACTTATTAAAGCAGAGTTCTTCAAATTGGAGCAGGTAAGAGTCTCCAATAGATCTTTAAACTACTAGTAAGGTCAGGTAATTTGAATAAGAGTTTCTTTAGCTATGATGATCTTGGGATATATGTTTTAGACACTAAAGGCAGTAAAATAAATTTACACCATCAATTCAATTTAATTGGTTATagcaggttatttatctattttccgTGTTACTAGTATACCAAGCTTGATATATGACTGGTTAATGTTGTTGTAGGTTAACTTAAGCTGGTGATATAAAAAATCCATATATTGTCAATACTGCAGGTAACTTACTTTTGAGGTCTGGTCTTTCACCAAAATGGAGATTAGTTGACTGAAGAAGTGACTGTTGGGGCAAACTCTCCATTTCCCTATCTGCATTATAGAACCAAGAATTAGGTGAAGCCATTGGAGTTGCTCCTTCCATGTTCTGAATTTGGTTGGCTTCCACTCCAGTGTGTTTCTTGTTCCAAAGAAATGCTGCAGTACTTGTGATGACTATGGAAATGCAAATGAGAAGCATATTCAGCACAGCCTTTATCGGATAAGAGTAGATCTCGTTGGTATTTTTATCGATTGGGTAAATGTAGTATTTATCCAAAGCCCCTAAGGAAATCAAGAAAATGATGAAGGAAGATGATATGATAGCACCAAGCCAAAGCCAATTGTTCTGGCCAAGAATTGGAGTGATGGGCTGATCAGATGGGTTGGGTTTGAACCATATGGTCCTCAAGTTCTTCTTGTCTTCTGTTGTTGATTGCTTTTCTCTTGTTACATAAGCCTCAATTTGTAGGCCTAACTTAGAAGTTTCAGATGGGGCACCAGAAATGGGAAGGAGAAGGTCTAACATGGTAAGGTCTTGTGAGTTCTTGAACACACTTATGAGTAGGATTTCTGGTGTCTTGCATTTCTGTGACTCACTTGTGTGGATTAGCTCCCTTATTATGGAGATGAAAGGAGTGATTCCACTCCCGCCGCTCACCATAACCAATAAATCATGCCTGCAACAACGAAATAAAGAACTTTAGTTTATTATTGTAACATACACTATGAAATAGATCTAGAACGGATACTGAACACACCGACTCTAAGTTAAGCATTCGCTTCTGCtatacaatataatattttcaatCATGTTCAGTTTGTCAACACATCTTGTCATGTGACAATATCACCAATTTCATTACCAAACTGACCATGAACCCTTAAATTTCCAGCCATCCCCACATCTACTGATGGCATGTATGAGGGCATAGTAGTCAATTACAGTGCAACTTACTGGTTACTGGACTCTAATGAACTCtgtattatatttttcaaacataCCTTAGGAAATGTGTGGAAGGAGGTCCATAAGGTCCTTCAACAGAGACATTAAGACGATCGACAGAATTAGGGGAAGAAATAATCTGGTAAAGCTTCTTGGACCAGCTTCCTTCACCCTTAATGACAACACTGAGCTTATCTGCCTCCAAACTACTGCTTGAAGTGATTGTAAAAGGATGCCATTGCATTTTTGAAATGCTAGGTACATTCACAAACATGATGCTAGTTGGTGTATAACTTAAACCTGTGGATTGAAAAAAGGATAAAAATGTCAATTTAGCTATGTGAATTATCTTATAACATTCTACCTCAATCACTGTCAATGTAAATGATGTTAGTTCCTTCAGTTACCTTTACTCTTGGAGAAGTTTAGCTCAACAGTTTCACATGGTAGAACTCGAGCTGAGACCAAACGAACATTTGATCGCGACTGTAAGAATCTCAAGTATCGATCAACAATGAAGAGGTAGAAACCGGGAAGCATAATTCCAGCATAAGAGACGCCAACATGGAAAACAAAGAAGACGACGAAGAGAATGTAGAGGTGGTGAGTGTAGAAGAAGAGCTCAAACATCTTTCTCCTAATGCGAGGGAATGTTGCTATCCACAAAACCAATCCAGAAAGCAGTGACAATTCTCCAGCCAAATTTGAGATATCGGTTTTTGCCCATTTAAGCATCTGTTTCATTTCAATCAAAGAGTAATTACTACTAATTAGAAATTCACCAATTGGACTTAGTTGTATTTTAGTACTTCTCATGATAAATCCTACTATAAATTACCTCAGACAATTGATGAGTGGCAGCCCAATAGATAATGTAACAAATTCCATGAGCAGAGAAAAGGGTCATTACAATATGGCCAAGCCATATATGGTATTTAACACTTGCTTCAGAAGTCAGACCAAAGAGTTGCAACACTGAGGAACCTCTTGTAACTGGAACAAACAGAAATGTAAGCACTACATTTCCTACAAGTCCTAACATCAGTCCTGCTTCTTCAAGCTTGACTTCCCATCTGTCATTACCAatttaaaattgtaaaataatcGGATAAAATGTCATACACATTATGATAACAAATTATAAGTACTATATAGAGGCAGATTACTTACACTTTCTGCCCACTTTCGGCAACAGACTGTGGTGTGATAAAGGGAAAGGCAGCGTGCAAGTAAGAGGCATAAGACCAGACTAAGAGTGCGATAAACATTACAAAAAAGCAAAGTTCAATCCTTGTAACAATCCCTAGCCCCTTCACTATTATCGGTCTCCTCCATATTGCCAACTTTTGTTTTCCCTCAACTCTGTTAatcagaaaatacaaaaaaagaaaattattacATATATAACTAGTTTTGCATATTTATATCTTCgtactggaaaaaaaaaaactttttcttACCTGTTGGTGTTTTTATCACTGGATTTCTTCCTTAAGTGGAGGTATATACACCCCAAGACAGCAATAAATAAGAAAGGAAACGTGTCCAACAACAATGACATTCCTGTAAGAAAAAAAATGCATTTAAAGAAAATCGATAAACCGCACCaatccgataatccgagtcaaaccagATAAAATAACCCGATtgtgatttggtttgatttgatttgattggTATTGAGAAAGAAAActcgaccataattggtttggtttggttttaactggaaaaaaaatcaaactgaaaccaaactaacccgacattatatatatacaattgttaaatattttatacatagaaatatttattataatgtaatttataaatatttcttaaataatttcatagttttatcttttttACATATTATTTTAAGGTTGGACTTAatgtaataactcaaataaagttcaaatcaatattaatgctaacaaaagaagtTCAATTCAATAAAAAAAGGGTAATGTATAGGATATCTATATTTTAGTTTTGCATTAGTTTGTAATAAAAATACATAACTTAGTTCATTTTTTTCTTTAGTGTTTAGTCATGTATTTAGCTGttcttattttagcatgacttagtatttttagattatgttcatTTTATTAAGGCTTATTAATTAACAATATTTATTTTTGCGATTTCATTatctttattattgaatatttagtACAATGctatattattttcttggaaaatacattATGAAAACTTtactaaaaaaattgaaaactatGAGAgaaaccgagattgaaaaacccgagttgattggtttggtttggtttggtttggtttatagatttaaGAATCCGGCACCATTAGTTTggtttgggaattaaaaaatccgaaccaacccggccCATGTACGCTTCATAAATAGAACAAACACGTAGGATTACCTTGAGCTCCAAAGTACGTGGAAGTGGCTGCCCGAGCTTTAATCTTGGGTGTCCATATAAGATAATACATATTGGTTGGTGATACGATCAAAACCAGAAAATAGCCAAGTATAACGGTTACCACTAGAGCCATTATAACTGCTTGGATAAAGCCATTGTTGTCACTTGATGAAGGAGATGATGATCTTTGAGCCATTCTTGAATCCATTTTCTTTGTTTATAGCTCCCTCTCCTTTTCTTAGTGATAATGAGTTAAAAAAACCTTTTGGATGGAAAGTATGGTAAAGGAATGAAGTCTTATATAGTAGTAAAGTAGGAGagaattgaaataatattttctaaattttcaagtGTACACAAATTAAATATGTGAGCTCGTGTTCTTGAAGTATAGCAAGATTCATGTCCCTACTCTAAAGTATTACGGCTGGGAAAATTCCTTTCTTATTATTCTGAATCTGatactatatatataataacGTGTAAAATTCCATGTTGAAGTGAAATACATATAGTATAGAAGTCAACAGGAAGATAGGTGGGGGAGGAGAATGTCACGTGGATAGCCCCATTGTACACAACTGCAAGCTTCATGCAATGTTGCTTCATGTCACTTGGAAGATCTTAAATAACCATTTTATCGTATCTTGCAAAATTCTCTAACAAAGACATTTAATAATTGTAATTACTGTGTTTGAGTATTTTGTCTAAAATAGTAAAATGTATTTTCTCTAAGTAGAAGAGAGTTGCAGACTTGCAGTATGCTTATTACTTGCTCTCTATAAGACAGTACGCAAGAAATTGTTGGGATCGTTAATTAACACAAAAACTTaaggggaagaaaagaaaaaaattgcatTTAGATGAAAAGTGTAGATTCCCaattttaaagcagttttttcgTTTAGATGCTAACGTATATAGTTTGTAAAACTTTTAAACGATGTAGATACTAGACAGTATCAATCGACATCGCCCAAAATTCACCAAAATCCAATGAAAAAATAGAGATGCATAAAAATTAATCTAAGACAGGGTCAATCGGTAAATCAAAGCGTGGGGATCTTGTGTTTTCTTGAGGACTGCGATGCACTGTTAATGTGGTGGATGTGTGTTTACACGTGCCCATTAATCTATTTTTAAATTCAACTTGGGATATAATTCCCATAATTAATCAGTTTTTTACTTTCATTTTGTCATGCAAAGTCCTTATAATATTAGATCCAATTTTCTTTATCTTGAGTATCGACTAAGTATTCTTTGATCATCTGTTGTGAATCAAATAAATATATCCAAGGATAGTAAGGCCGTCAACGGAAAGGTTTAGACCTATTTTAACTTGATTGGTTcagtaaattaattaatttcaaagagagataatcaaagaagaaaacaaagattGCTTATTATATTACAATTCACACATAATGTTACGtgaaactttatatatatatatatgatggcaAGCATATGTAGCATGAACTAGTGTTCTAACTTCTTCTTCGATAAAAAATTACCCGCATTCaatatttattccaaaatataCTAAAGTTTGCGGAGGAAGAGATTAATCATCATTTCTAGTTACTTATCCAATGATCTATTGAAATTTATCTTTCTGTAAAAGTTAAAATAATCATAGACACAGGTTTTCTACTTTGATGTTATCATTCGATGTTGATGGGGGAATGTAAAACAAAATTGGACCCTTATCAAGTTGCATTTTGCCAAAAGTTTCCAAGCAGCGTGCAGAAAGTAAAGAGGAATTAAACTAAATAATACCTACAAATTACTATCACATAGATTTACTGTTTGTTTATCATAATAAGAGTAACTAATCATGTGATGAAGACAACGAGAAAATAACTAATCAGGTTCGGAAGTAGGTAGCTGAGGTTGTGTTAGGTGTGTGTGAACAAAGTTCCACATGCaatgtaaaaaggaaaaagattatACTTATAAGGAGTTAGATACTCTTAATGGTGTGAGGTCTTTTGGGAAAACCGCACGGGCTTGGCTCAAAGTGGACAATATCACACTGTGTTAAGAGTATCTTTGGGTTGTTTTAACCCGGCCAACACATTGATCATTGAAACTAACTTCATAGAAGTAATAAACATTTTGTAAAGTAACAGTAATTATGTAGATGGTAGAAAACCTGAGAATTAATCATGTCTAGAGAGAGGCAAACATTGTTGCTAAGGATTAGTAAAGCATAGAGGCAGCATTGAAGTTTTCGAAGGCTTGAAGAATTAAGAACTCCTATCTTTTGTTTTACTAGTTTTTGTCCAGATAACTATAACGGATTGTTAAGTCTTATCAAGTCCACCACGCTCGagaatatcaagtctcgttactccttAAACCAAAGCCTAAACATTCATAATCCGATTATTTTTTCTCCGCTGGGATTAAATGCCGAACCTCTAAACCATACACTTAGAAATCCTCATTTCGAGTCATTTACTGTctcgacacataaacaagcaccctaccattacccCAACATTGTGGgataacaacacatgaacatcataataatctgtgcatagcctcgaaaccataagaaatacagatactgagctgaaacgacagaacaCACTTCTcgagctgaaacgacagaacaaatacgtctgcagtaccactacaactcctctatgcccaattgataacaagtgctccacgtcgcataagattgagtaggaaggaaatgaaggcataagcttcaatggaatcaaatcgcactatgaggaatcaagaagggaagtgctcctaacaaccctgtagcctctcgaagataagtacagacgtctccgtaccgacccgtaagattctactagacttgctcatgacgcGTGAGACCcaaatgaacctagagctctgataccaagttgtcg
It encodes the following:
- the LOC107818188 gene encoding ferric reduction oxidase 2-like; its protein translation is MDSRMAQRSSSPSSSDNNGFIQAVIMALVVTVILGYFLVLIVSPTNMYYLIWTPKIKARAATSTYFGAQGMSLLLDTFPFLFIAVLGCIYLHLRKKSSDKNTNRVEGKQKLAIWRRPIIVKGLGIVTRIELCFFVMFIALLVWSYASYLHAAFPFITPQSVAESGQKVWEVKLEEAGLMLGLVGNVVLTFLFVPVTRGSSVLQLFGLTSEASVKYHIWLGHIVMTLFSAHGICYIIYWAATHQLSEMLKWAKTDISNLAGELSLLSGLVLWIATFPRIRRKMFELFFYTHHLYILFVVFFVFHVGVSYAGIMLPGFYLFIVDRYLRFLQSRSNVRLVSARVLPCETVELNFSKSKGLSYTPTSIMFVNVPSISKMQWHPFTITSSSSLEADKLSVVIKGEGSWSKKLYQIISSPNSVDRLNVSVEGPYGPPSTHFLRHDLLVMVSGGSGITPFISIIRELIHTSESQKCKTPEILLISVFKNSQDLTMLDLLLPISGAPSETSKLGLQIEAYVTREKQSTTEDKKNLRTIWFKPNPSDQPITPILGQNNWLWLGAIISSSFIIFLISLGALDKYYIYPIDKNTNEIYSYPIKAVLNMLLICISIVITSTAAFLWNKKHTGVEANQIQNMEGATPMASPNSWFYNADREMESLPQQSLLQSTNLHFGERPDLKRLLFERKESSVGVLVCGPKKMRHEVANICSSGLASNLHFESISFSW